In Chloroflexota bacterium, a single window of DNA contains:
- the dnaX gene encoding DNA polymerase III subunit gamma/tau translates to MAQALYRKWRSQTFDEVVGQEHVVRTLTSALAQGRIAHAYLFAGPRGTGKTTMARLLAKAVNCLAEDGPKPCNRCAVCQALNEGRLIDLIEIDGASNRGIDEVRTLREQVNFSPNVARYKVYIIDEVHMLTPEAFNALLKTLEEPPAHVIFILATTEVHKLPPTIISRCQRFDFRRIPLDLITQRLRLIADTEGIHAEQAALELIARSATGSMRDAISLLDQLSAYGSDSITREQVQAMLGAVSVEPLADLVDAVIHDDLKAALGIVAQLVDQGLDPRQLTAELLDYARDLLQVKAGNPPALTAASAQAESRMRAQAEALRVDDLLRLSRLLTQASLEIKGNILPQLPLELALTEAILKPEARPAQASQAAPAPTSTTRPAAPREAPKPQPVVGPQAKREEPTMVEAAAGAPATPPAASAGVVDLDAVQWRWNDFVENLRNCNPRTQALSAQALLRSGVPMSVDGDVIVIGFPSEFHRKKISEDAPKALVEKALAEALGVPRCAIRGVVVSPQELKAAAEAARAGANRKAPTPATPDAAVREAADPLVEYAANNLGAVAKPIAPEESSSVGEETS, encoded by the coding sequence GTGGCGCAAGCACTGTACCGCAAATGGCGATCCCAGACGTTTGACGAAGTGGTGGGCCAGGAGCACGTGGTGCGCACGCTCACCAGCGCGCTGGCGCAAGGGCGCATCGCCCACGCCTACCTGTTCGCAGGGCCGCGCGGCACGGGCAAGACGACCATGGCCCGCCTCTTGGCCAAGGCCGTGAACTGCCTGGCCGAGGACGGCCCCAAGCCCTGCAACCGGTGCGCCGTCTGCCAGGCCCTCAACGAGGGACGGCTGATTGACCTCATTGAGATTGACGGCGCCTCCAACCGCGGCATTGACGAGGTGCGCACCCTGCGCGAACAGGTGAACTTCTCGCCCAACGTGGCGCGGTACAAGGTGTACATCATTGACGAAGTGCACATGCTCACGCCCGAGGCGTTCAACGCGCTCCTCAAGACGCTGGAGGAACCCCCCGCCCATGTCATTTTCATCCTGGCCACCACCGAGGTGCACAAGTTGCCCCCCACCATCATCTCGCGGTGCCAGCGTTTTGACTTCCGCCGCATCCCCCTGGACCTCATCACCCAGCGGCTCAGGCTCATCGCGGACACGGAGGGAATCCACGCGGAGCAGGCGGCGCTGGAACTCATCGCCCGGAGCGCCACCGGCAGCATGCGCGACGCGATCTCGCTACTGGATCAACTCTCGGCCTACGGGAGCGACTCCATCACGCGCGAACAAGTGCAGGCGATGCTGGGCGCGGTGTCGGTGGAGCCTCTCGCCGACCTGGTGGACGCCGTGATTCACGACGACCTCAAAGCGGCGCTGGGGATTGTGGCGCAGTTGGTGGATCAAGGGCTGGATCCGCGCCAGTTGACCGCCGAACTGCTGGACTACGCACGGGATCTGTTGCAGGTGAAGGCGGGCAATCCCCCCGCCCTGACCGCAGCGAGCGCCCAGGCCGAGAGCCGCATGCGCGCCCAGGCCGAGGCGTTGCGCGTGGACGATCTGCTTCGCCTGTCGCGCCTGCTCACCCAGGCGAGTTTGGAGATCAAGGGCAACATCCTGCCCCAGTTGCCGCTGGAACTGGCGCTGACCGAGGCCATCCTCAAGCCTGAGGCCCGGCCCGCGCAAGCGTCGCAAGCCGCGCCCGCGCCGACATCCACAACGCGCCCCGCGGCGCCGCGTGAGGCGCCCAAGCCGCAACCGGTGGTAGGCCCGCAGGCAAAGCGCGAAGAGCCGACGATGGTGGAAGCAGCAGCGGGCGCGCCCGCGACGCCACCGGCGGCAAGCGCGGGGGTCGTGGATTTGGACGCCGTGCAATGGCGCTGGAACGACTTTGTGGAGAATCTTCGCAATTGCAATCCGCGGACGCAGGCCCTGTCGGCGCAGGCCCTGCTGCGCTCCGGCGTGCCCATGAGCGTGGACGGGGACGTGATTGTCATCGGTTTCCCATCCGAGTTCCATCGGAAGAAGATCAGCGAGGATGCGCCCAAGGCGTTGGTGGAGAAGGCGCTGGCCGAGGCGCTGGGAGTGCCGCGCTGCGCCATCCGCGGGGTTGTGGTGTCGCCGCAGGAACTGAAAGCGGCGGCGGAAGCGGCGCGCGCGGGCGCAAATCGCAAGGCGCCGACGCCGGCCACGCCCGACGCTGCCGTGCGCGAGGCGGCGGATCCGCTTGTGGAGTACGCGGCCAATAACTTGGGCGCGGTGGCGAAGCCCATCGCGCCCGAGGAATCATCATCCGTTGGGGAGGAAACGTCGTGA
- the recR gene encoding recombination protein RecR, which produces MGSRVLPEPVERLIEEFSRLPGIGPKTASRLAFFLLRAPKEQAQQLAEALQQLRERITFCQVCHNISETSPCPVCADETRDHGLICVVEEPLDVVAVERTREFRGVYHVLHGVISPVDGVGPEDLKIESLLERVRQGGVREVIVATNPNMEGEATAMYLARLLAPLGVRATRLARGLPMGGDLEYADEITLLRALEGRREI; this is translated from the coding sequence ATGGGTTCGCGCGTTCTACCCGAACCCGTAGAACGGCTGATAGAGGAATTCAGCCGCCTGCCCGGGATCGGGCCCAAGACGGCTTCGCGGCTCGCGTTCTTCCTGTTGCGCGCCCCGAAGGAACAGGCGCAGCAACTGGCCGAGGCGTTGCAACAACTCCGCGAGCGCATCACATTCTGCCAGGTTTGCCACAACATCAGCGAGACCTCGCCGTGCCCGGTCTGCGCCGACGAGACCCGCGACCACGGCCTCATCTGCGTGGTGGAGGAGCCGCTGGATGTCGTCGCCGTGGAGCGGACGCGGGAGTTTCGCGGGGTCTATCACGTGCTGCACGGGGTGATTTCGCCGGTGGACGGCGTGGGGCCCGAGGACTTGAAGATAGAGTCGCTCCTGGAGCGCGTGCGGCAGGGCGGTGTGCGCGAGGTCATCGTCGCCACGAACCCCAATATGGAGGGCGAGGCCACGGCCATGTACCTGGCGCGGCTTCTGGCGCCGCTGGGCGTGCGCGCCACGCGCCTGGCCCGCGGGCTGCCCATGGGAGGCGACCTGGAGTACGCCGACGAGATCACGCTGCTGCGGGCGCTGGAAGGGCGGCGGGAAATCTGA
- a CDS encoding YbaB/EbfC family nucleoid-associated protein — protein sequence MGGLLQQLQRMQEEMAKIQESLKDETVTATVGGGVVTVVMNGHQELVSLTIKPEAVDPDDVEMLQDMLMAAFKSAQEQARDLAAQRLGAVTGGMSVPGLM from the coding sequence ATGGGCGGCCTCTTGCAGCAACTCCAGCGCATGCAAGAGGAAATGGCCAAAATCCAGGAGTCGCTGAAGGATGAGACGGTTACCGCCACGGTCGGCGGCGGCGTCGTTACGGTCGTCATGAACGGCCACCAGGAACTGGTTTCGCTGACCATCAAGCCCGAAGCGGTGGACCCAGACGATGTGGAAATGCTCCAGGACATGCTCATGGCCGCCTTCAAGAGCGCCCAGGAGCAGGCCCGCGACCTGGCAGCCCAGCGGCTCGGTGCAGTTACCGGCGGGATGTCCGTTCCAGGGCTGATGTAG
- the glmU gene encoding bifunctional UDP-N-acetylglucosamine diphosphorylase/glucosamine-1-phosphate N-acetyltransferase GlmU — MSLSVVILAAGLGTRMKSALPKVLHPLAGRPMVLYGVETARALGAEAIVLVVGHGADQVRAVVGDGVLYAPQPEPLGTGHAVAQAAPLLRGRQGTTLVYYGDMPLLQPETLRRLAATHEDTGATLTLLTLLADDPMGFGRILRDGDGRVVGIVEDSVATPEQKRIRELNCGVYCFQSDWLWDNVAKLHKSPKGEFFLTDLVAMAVAQGRRVEAVSTDDADQMLGINDRTHLARAEAIVRRRIAQRHMLAGVTFVDPLSTYVDADVQIAPDTILYPNTHLQGKTRIGSRCHIGPNTIVRDSIIGDDCKVEASVVEEAVLEDCVDIGPFAHLRKGAHLARGVHMGNFGEVKNSYLGPETKMGHFSYLGDAEVGANVNIGAGTITCNFDGERKHKTIIEDGAFIGSDTMLVAPVRIGKGAKTGAGSVVTRDVPPGAVAYGVPARVRKTQSEAGPQDSERPSDAPAGAGGQESGK, encoded by the coding sequence ATGAGTCTATCGGTGGTGATTCTGGCCGCCGGCCTGGGGACGCGCATGAAGTCGGCCCTGCCCAAGGTGCTGCATCCCCTCGCGGGGCGGCCCATGGTGCTGTACGGCGTGGAGACCGCCCGCGCGCTGGGGGCCGAGGCCATCGTCCTTGTCGTGGGGCATGGGGCCGACCAGGTGCGCGCCGTCGTGGGCGATGGCGTGCTGTACGCGCCGCAGCCCGAGCCGCTGGGCACCGGCCACGCCGTTGCGCAGGCCGCGCCCCTGCTTCGCGGGCGCCAGGGAACCACGCTCGTGTACTACGGCGACATGCCGCTCCTGCAACCGGAAACACTCCGCCGCCTGGCCGCTACCCATGAGGATACCGGCGCGACGCTTACCCTCCTGACCCTGCTGGCCGATGACCCGATGGGGTTTGGGCGCATCCTCCGCGATGGAGACGGGCGCGTGGTGGGCATCGTGGAGGACTCGGTGGCGACGCCCGAGCAGAAGCGCATCCGCGAGTTGAATTGCGGAGTCTATTGCTTCCAAAGCGACTGGCTGTGGGACAACGTCGCAAAACTGCACAAAAGCCCCAAAGGCGAATTCTTCCTGACCGACCTGGTGGCGATGGCGGTGGCGCAGGGGCGGCGCGTGGAAGCCGTGAGCACGGACGATGCCGACCAGATGCTGGGCATCAACGACCGCACCCACCTGGCGCGCGCCGAGGCGATTGTGCGACGCCGAATCGCCCAGCGCCACATGCTCGCCGGCGTTACCTTCGTGGACCCGCTGAGCACTTACGTGGACGCCGACGTGCAGATCGCCCCCGATACGATCCTCTACCCCAATACCCACCTACAGGGCAAGACCCGCATCGGCTCCCGCTGCCACATCGGGCCGAACACCATCGTGCGCGACTCCATCATCGGCGACGACTGCAAGGTGGAGGCCTCGGTGGTGGAAGAGGCGGTGCTGGAGGACTGCGTGGACATCGGCCCGTTCGCCCACCTGCGCAAGGGCGCGCACCTGGCGCGCGGCGTGCACATGGGGAACTTCGGCGAGGTCAAGAACTCCTACTTGGGGCCTGAGACCAAGATGGGGCACTTCAGTTACCTGGGCGACGCCGAGGTGGGGGCCAACGTGAACATCGGCGCAGGGACCATCACCTGCAACTTTGACGGGGAACGCAAGCACAAGACGATTATTGAGGATGGCGCGTTCATCGGGAGCGACACCATGCTCGTCGCGCCAGTGCGCATCGGCAAGGGCGCGAAGACGGGCGCCGGCTCGGTGGTTACCCGCGATGTCCCGCCCGGCGCGGTGGCCTACGGCGTGCCCGCGCGCGTGCGCAAAACGCAGTCGGAAGCCGGCCCGCAGGACTCGGAGCGGCCCTCCGATGCGCCGGCCGGTGCTGGTGGACAGGAGTCTGGCAAGTGA